In the genome of Hydrogenimonas thermophila, the window CAAAAGGAACTAAGTTATCAAAACCGAATTTATCAACAAATAAAATAATGGCACTTTGATATATTTTTTTCAAAAATATGTTGCCACTTCCACTAACGTCATCAAGAATTGTAAATATATCTTGGTTTTTTAATTTTTCAATAAGATAAAAATATTTTAATACAAACCAAAAAAATCTCTCACCACCTTCAATTGATTGAATTACTTCAAAAGGTAAAAATTCTATTCCATCGTCAATTATAAATAATCCTTTTAAATTACAGCTTTTGGAAATTAAAGATAGCTCATTTTTTTCTATATCAAAGTCAAATTTTTTAAAAATTGGCGGTTGATTATAGTTATTTAACTCTTGCTCATCATTTTCTGCTATAAACTCTTTAAAAACATCAAGATATACTAAATCATCACCTATTAATTCTTGTCTTATAGCTTTTCTTATTAACATTAAATTTTCTAATACAAAATCAACATTATCTTTTGGTTTATCATCACTGTTTTTAGTTATATCTTCCCATCTTTTAGCAACCAATTTTTTCTTATTATGTTGCTTTATAAATCTTACATGATGTACTTTTAATAAATCTTTTCTTGCTAATGGTTTACCTCTTGTATTTTGTGAATCAAATAGTATAAAAGCTTCATCTAAATCTTGAGTTATAATATAAGTAACAATTGTTTTTTCTAATATAAATTTAGCAATATCCTTTTGTTTTTCTTCTGGAAAGTTTTTGAGCTTATTTTGTATAATTTTATGATTGTTTTGTATTGATTTTGTTGAAAGTTGGCTTATTTGAGAATTTGCTAAAAAAGTGCAATATGAGTTATTTGCTTGCTTTTCTTTTGTCTCTTCTTTACCGTTACATTGATTTAAAATATGAAGCAATAGAGCCAAAGTAATTGTTCGCTGCTGTCCATCTACAATATTTAATTTTTGTTGGCTATTTTTAGTTGTTTTATGGAAAATCATATTGCCAATAAGATATTTATCTTTTTTATTATTAAATGCTTCAATCAAGTCATCAATCAAATTTTCAACTTGTTCATTATCCCAACTATATGGTCGTTGATAGTCAGGA includes:
- a CDS encoding DUF262 domain-containing protein — its product is MFEKNIDIPDYQRPYSWDNEQVENLIDDLIEAFNNKKDKYLIGNMIFHKTTKNSQQKLNIVDGQQRTITLALLLHILNQCNGKEETKEKQANNSYCTFLANSQISQLSTKSIQNNHKIIQNKLKNFPEEKQKDIAKFILEKTIVTYIITQDLDEAFILFDSQNTRGKPLARKDLLKVHHVRFIKQHNKKKLVAKRWEDITKNSDDKPKDNVDFVLENLMLIRKAIRQELIGDDLVYLDVFKEFIAENDEQELNNYNQPPIFKKFDFDIEKNELSLISKSCNLKGLFIIDDGIEFLPFEVIQSIEGGERFFWFVLKYFYLIEKLKNQDIFTILDDVSGSGNIFLKKIYQSAIILFVDKFGFDNLVPFAIRMFILLLSRRVSNYSIRKNGIVKFEWSEEEKLDVFKLIFLKFSSQTVIKEIDKYIDYHIGEININEISGTKKEFYEPFKKFESELKKILGEKYVKSEE